From a single Desulfobacterales bacterium genomic region:
- a CDS encoding septal ring lytic transglycosylase RlpA family protein, with product MNLNKFAFNAYSFTKRAVYILIVVVLFGCSSIPLKSDSKWIGYTESGEASYYAMKYQFRETASGELFNQFSNTAAHKELPFGTKVQVTNVKNKKSVVVKINDRGPFSEGKIIDLSRSAFKQIGDLDLGIIYVNIEVVK from the coding sequence ATGAATCTTAATAAATTTGCATTCAATGCGTATTCATTCACCAAAAGAGCTGTTTATATTTTGATAGTTGTTGTTTTATTTGGATGCTCGAGCATACCACTCAAAAGCGACTCTAAATGGATTGGATACACAGAGTCAGGGGAAGCATCGTATTACGCGATGAAATATCAGTTTAGAGAAACTGCCAGTGGTGAGCTTTTTAATCAATTTTCTAACACTGCCGCGCATAAAGAACTTCCATTTGGCACGAAGGTTCAAGTAACAAATGTAAAGAATAAAAAAAGTGTCGTAGTTAAAATCAATGATAGAGGACCTTTCAGTGAAGGTAAAATTATCGATTTATCTCGTTCAGCTTTTAAACAGATAGGCGATCTTGATTTGGGTATTATCTATGTGAATATCGAGGTGGTGAAATAA